DNA from Pajaroellobacter abortibovis:
GTCATGGATATCATACGGAGGCGAGTCACCGCTTCGAGCGAGGGATTGATCCTTCTACCGTGATCCATGCGCTCACTCGCGTGGTCACATGGGCAGTGGAATGGAATGTCGGTCGGCTTGGTTCTCCGCTCCTCTCGAGGCGTGTCCGGAAGCCGCCTGCCTCTTCTATCCGCTTTCGGCCTGCTCGCGCTCAACACCTATTAGGATTGAGAGTCTCCGATGATCAGGCAGCTCAAACCATCAAGGGGTTGGGGTTTGACGTGGTAGAAAAACAGGAAGAAATCTGGACGCTGGTTCCCCCCTCTCATCGCCCTGACGTGTCCCATGAAGTCGATGTCATCGAGGAGATTGGGCGGATTTACGGCATCCAAAAAATCGAACCGATTCGCCCTTCTATTATTGCCTCAACAGAAGGGGAAACTCGAGAGAAATCATTGCGTCAAGCGCGATCGATTGCCGTAGAAATGGGGTTGTTGGAAGCTGTGACCCACAGCTTCACTTCTGCTCGGGCGTTGGAAAGCATAGGGGCTCCACCTCCTTCTGTTGTTTTGGAGAATCCGCTCCATGAATTTTGTCATGTGATGCGGACTAGTCTGCTCCCCGGTCTGTTTGAAGCTGTGGCGCGAGCTCGTCGTGTTGGTGAGTGCAACGTGCGGATGTTCACCTTGGGCTCTATTTTTTTAGAGGGATCGCAGGGCGGTTTGCCAGAAGAAAAACTGATGCTGGCGGCTGTCCTTGCAGGGGATCGCGAGGCTTATTTACAGAAACCACAGCCTGTGGATAGTCTCGATGGAAAAGGGCTTGCTGTCAGATTCCTGCAGCGGTGGGGGTGTTTCGAGTGGGAAATCATCACGGGTGCATCAACCCAATCCCGTTCTACCTACCATCCGCTCGCTTACGCGAGGATCCAACACCAAGGATGTGAATTAGGGACCTTCGGGTTGATTCACCCTGATGTCGAAGAGGCCTTTGGATTACAAAGAAGGACCGTGCTGGTGGAGCTCGATCTCGCAGCACTCCACACGCTTAAGCGCTCTGTTCCCCACTACACCCCTCCTCCCCGTTATCCTGCAGTGTTGCGTGATATGGCTCTTGTCGTCTCTACGGATATCCCTGCAGGTCTCCTGGAAAAAGCGATTCGGGAGGTCGCGGGTCCTCTTTTGGAGAGCGTCCAGCTTTTCGATCGATTCACCGGGGGGAATCTCCCTCCACATCACGTAAGCTTGGCTTTTCACTTGGTCTATCGCAATCTCCATCGGACCCTTGTCGATGAAGAAGTGGATATACTTCACGCGCATGTGGTCACAGAGGTGATCCAACGCTTTGATGCTGCTCTACGCGCCTCTTAATAAAAGAGTGCAACGAGAAGAAAGAGCA
Protein-coding regions in this window:
- the pheT gene encoding phenylalanine--tRNA ligase subunit beta, encoding MKASLQWLCSLVPQLPPEPCSVAERLTSAGIEVEDIEHTGVERSPCLFAQVLSVTFDPSSPKTRKLMLDVGGGEYHPVVQPHLGEVKEGEVVVVAPSGSPIAERSLPMPVKKEELQEWVVCTQAALDIADATGAEKEEILVLPPSFAEPGTPFVQVVPSAQDTILSLNLTPNRSDGLGHVGLARELSVLYQLPWSLPELPSHVSVEDFGEHSPVSLILEEGAPCFHYAGAVLLDVQIVPSPLWVRCRLAALGMRPISSMVDLTNLAMLEWGNPLHAFNLRRISGRTLHVRTARERERIQTIDGKECILHPQDLVIADAQTPVALAGVIGGKDSEISADTCEVFLESAHFDPRSVRRTACRHGYHTEASHRFERGIDPSTVIHALTRVVTWAVEWNVGRLGSPLLSRRVRKPPASSIRFRPARAQHLLGLRVSDDQAAQTIKGLGFDVVEKQEEIWTLVPPSHRPDVSHEVDVIEEIGRIYGIQKIEPIRPSIIASTEGETREKSLRQARSIAVEMGLLEAVTHSFTSARALESIGAPPPSVVLENPLHEFCHVMRTSLLPGLFEAVARARRVGECNVRMFTLGSIFLEGSQGGLPEEKLMLAAVLAGDREAYLQKPQPVDSLDGKGLAVRFLQRWGCFEWEIITGASTQSRSTYHPLAYARIQHQGCELGTFGLIHPDVEEAFGLQRRTVLVELDLAALHTLKRSVPHYTPPPRYPAVLRDMALVVSTDIPAGLLEKAIREVAGPLLESVQLFDRFTGGNLPPHHVSLAFHLVYRNLHRTLVDEEVDILHAHVVTEVIQRFDAALRAS